One stretch of Candidatus Bathyarchaeota archaeon DNA includes these proteins:
- a CDS encoding cysteine desulfurase has translation MSFDPDRIRQDFPILKRQINGNPMIYFDNAATTQKPQKVIDAINDYYVNHNANVHRGVHTLSIEATDLYEKARSKTAEFIGAKDPANIVFVRGTTEAINLAAYSWGISNLSVGDEVLVSLMEHHSNIVPWEIISKLKGFTIKYAKVNEEGILDIEDFQSKLSKKTKIACLSQVSNVSGVINDIKPITKMVHDNGSLMLVDGAQSVPHMPVDVSDLDVDFLAFSGHKMLGPTGIGVLYGKKELLKAMSPFQGGGEMIRDVSFNTGKARCDIVYNELPWKFEAGTPDICGAIGLNAAIDYLQGLGMAQIFEHEKALTAYAMKRMLECSNVTMYGPSDATMKCGIIPFGVKGLSSHDVALLCDNYGIMIRSGYHCAQPLHEIFKIQSSARASFYLYNTQQEVDRFIDILKEIETQ, from the coding sequence ATAAGTTTTGACCCCGACAGGATTCGCCAAGATTTCCCAATTCTGAAAAGGCAAATTAACGGCAATCCAATGATTTACTTCGACAACGCTGCAACTACCCAAAAACCACAAAAAGTAATCGACGCCATAAACGACTATTACGTTAACCACAACGCAAACGTACACCGAGGCGTCCACACCCTCTCCATCGAAGCAACAGACCTCTACGAAAAAGCACGAAGCAAAACCGCAGAGTTCATCGGCGCAAAAGACCCCGCAAACATTGTTTTTGTCAGGGGAACAACTGAGGCGATTAACTTGGCGGCGTATTCTTGGGGAATCAGCAACCTATCCGTTGGCGATGAGGTTTTGGTTTCTCTTATGGAGCATCACAGCAACATTGTACCATGGGAAATCATCTCAAAACTCAAAGGCTTCACAATAAAATACGCCAAAGTAAACGAAGAAGGCATACTTGACATCGAGGACTTCCAAAGCAAACTATCTAAAAAAACCAAAATTGCCTGCCTAAGCCAAGTTTCAAACGTCAGCGGAGTCATAAACGACATAAAACCCATCACAAAAATGGTGCATGATAACGGCTCACTCATGCTGGTTGACGGTGCGCAGTCGGTGCCTCACATGCCAGTGGACGTGTCGGATTTGGATGTTGATTTTTTGGCGTTTTCAGGTCATAAAATGTTGGGTCCAACAGGCATCGGCGTGTTGTATGGCAAAAAGGAATTGCTTAAGGCTATGTCGCCTTTTCAGGGCGGCGGTGAAATGATAAGAGACGTTTCGTTCAACACGGGCAAAGCACGTTGTGATATTGTTTATAATGAGTTGCCGTGGAAGTTTGAAGCAGGAACCCCTGACATTTGCGGTGCTATTGGGCTAAACGCAGCTATTGATTACCTTCAAGGCTTAGGGATGGCTCAGATTTTTGAGCATGAAAAAGCCTTAACCGCATACGCGATGAAACGGATGCTTGAATGCAGCAACGTCACAATGTATGGTCCAAGTGATGCCACTATGAAATGCGGAATTATCCCATTTGGTGTTAAGGGTTTGTCATCTCATGATGTTGCCCTGCTCTGCGACAACTACGGCATAATGATTCGTAGCGGATATCACTGTGCCCAGCCACTGCACGAAATCTTTAAGATTCAATCTTCTGCGCGGGCAAGCTTTTACCTCTACAATACACAACAGGAAGTTGACCGCTTCATAGATATATTAAAGGAGATTGAGACGCAGTAA
- a CDS encoding iron-sulfur cluster assembly scaffold protein — MSRIPLPYNPKVMDLFRNPKNLGKMEDATVVAIAGNPACGDMITFYLKIENNTITKASFESYGCAANIATSNIVTEMIKGLSLETAWTDITWKRVTEEIGGLPSVKFHCGVLAVGALKRAIRQYFTEKGGEAPVWLPKDLTFEEKQALEEEELAKTLSKRLKPEEEKK, encoded by the coding sequence ATGTCACGAATACCCCTACCGTACAACCCCAAAGTTATGGATTTATTCCGTAACCCCAAAAACCTTGGAAAAATGGAAGACGCAACAGTAGTCGCCATCGCAGGCAATCCCGCCTGTGGAGACATGATAACCTTTTACCTCAAAATCGAAAACAACACAATAACCAAAGCCAGCTTCGAAAGTTACGGCTGCGCAGCCAACATCGCCACATCCAACATAGTTACTGAAATGATTAAAGGCTTAAGCTTAGAAACTGCATGGACTGACATCACTTGGAAACGTGTCACCGAAGAAATTGGGGGTTTGCCCAGCGTCAAGTTCCACTGTGGTGTTCTTGCTGTGGGTGCACTTAAACGTGCCATCCGCCAGTATTTTACGGAAAAAGGCGGCGAAGCACCAGTTTGGCTTCCTAAAGATTTAACGTTTGAGGAGAAACAAGCCTTAGAGGAAGAGGAACTTGCTAAGACTCTTTCAAAGAGGCTTAAGCCGGAGGAAGAAAAAAAATAA
- a CDS encoding cysteine desulfurase yields MVENVKELLKLHEGITRQVYLDNENSCIVPQEVVDAMLPYFNKTAYGNPSLTHKPGWEAFEAVMGCFQKISKFIGAKNQEELTFTPSETEANNQAIMGACFAQKEHGKKIVISEIEPVNVMQTAEMMSKFGFSTVKVPVDYEGFVDLEKLREAVDKETILVSISAVNNEIGTIQPLKEAVQIVKDKNPKTLFHTGASDAYCRIPFNVQDLNVDMATLSSYKIQGPRGMGALWLRDGISMERIIEGQIGTQRLWPGIENTPLIVGFTKASELAFQDFDANVAKMRRLRDMLVDGIFGELSDLRFNGPKGDKRSPDNANVSILRCEGEALTIELSLKGVYVSSGSACSRRLLQPSHVLVAIGRRYSEAHGSILMKVTRSFTEEDIAYVLEVLPSAVNRIRGIVGSTGVE; encoded by the coding sequence ATGGTTGAAAACGTAAAAGAACTCCTAAAACTCCACGAAGGCATAACCCGCCAAGTCTACCTAGACAACGAAAACAGCTGCATTGTCCCCCAAGAAGTCGTAGACGCAATGCTGCCCTACTTTAACAAAACTGCCTATGGCAACCCCTCACTCACCCACAAACCCGGCTGGGAAGCATTCGAAGCCGTAATGGGGTGCTTCCAAAAAATCAGCAAATTCATCGGCGCAAAAAACCAAGAAGAACTCACTTTTACACCCAGCGAAACCGAAGCAAACAATCAAGCCATCATGGGCGCCTGTTTTGCGCAGAAAGAGCATGGTAAAAAAATCGTAATCAGCGAAATCGAACCCGTCAACGTGATGCAAACTGCAGAGATGATGAGTAAATTTGGGTTTTCAACTGTTAAAGTGCCTGTTGACTATGAGGGCTTTGTGGATTTGGAAAAACTCAGAGAAGCAGTAGACAAAGAAACAATCCTCGTCAGTATCTCCGCCGTGAACAATGAAATCGGCACAATCCAACCCCTCAAGGAAGCCGTGCAAATCGTTAAAGACAAAAACCCCAAAACGCTCTTTCACACGGGCGCCAGCGACGCATACTGCAGAATCCCCTTCAACGTACAAGACCTAAACGTTGACATGGCAACACTGAGTAGTTACAAGATTCAGGGTCCACGCGGTATGGGCGCACTGTGGCTTCGAGACGGCATAAGCATGGAACGCATCATTGAAGGACAAATTGGGACTCAGCGGCTTTGGCCAGGCATTGAAAACACGCCCTTAATTGTTGGCTTCACCAAGGCATCTGAGTTGGCTTTCCAAGATTTCGATGCCAATGTTGCTAAAATGCGGAGATTACGCGATATGCTGGTTGATGGCATATTTGGTGAGCTTTCGGATTTACGGTTTAACGGTCCAAAAGGAGACAAACGCAGCCCCGACAACGCCAACGTCAGCATTTTGCGCTGTGAGGGCGAAGCGTTAACCATTGAATTGAGTCTTAAGGGCGTTTATGTGTCCAGTGGAAGCGCCTGTAGTCGAAGGCTTTTGCAGCCAAGCCACGTGTTGGTTGCGATTGGGCGCAGATACAGTGAAGCTCATGGCAGCATTTTGATGAAGGTTACGCGTAGCTTTACAGAAGAGGATATAGCTTACGTTTTGGAAGTGTTACCTTCAGCTGTGAATAGGATAAGAGGCATCGTTGGTTCAACAGGAGTAGAATAA
- a CDS encoding DEAD/DEAH box helicase, translating to MQIQKFQDLPLSGEVLRSIEELGFKELFPIQAQAIIPLLEGRDVIGQAQTGTGKTAAFGLPMVERINREIRGVQGLILTPTRELALQVADNMAKFAKHRKIKVLAVYGGESINKQIHALSSGVHIVVGTPGRLIDLMKRRVLNLSAAKIVVLDEADRMLDMGFIDDIKYILSKVPKDRQTSLFSATIDQNVMSICNQYMKNPEKIMVSKDEIAVTQMKQYYIAVNQSGKFNALINILQDQSVDKAIVFCRTRHEASKLSDQLYRRRIRSQALHAGFTQAQRERAIGDFRSGRTNLLIATDVAARGLDIEGITHIINYDVPMDPPNYFHRIGRTARKGTEGTAITLVSFSEMTYFNDIRSLTKTKIQEIKTATQEADDSPIQSFV from the coding sequence ATGCAAATTCAAAAATTTCAAGACTTACCTCTAAGTGGGGAAGTCTTAAGAAGTATAGAGGAACTTGGGTTTAAGGAACTTTTTCCAATACAAGCCCAAGCGATAATACCACTGCTTGAAGGCAGAGACGTTATCGGTCAAGCGCAAACAGGAACAGGAAAAACCGCAGCTTTCGGGCTGCCCATGGTTGAACGGATAAACCGCGAAATCCGTGGTGTTCAAGGCCTGATTTTGACACCAACCCGTGAGCTTGCCTTGCAAGTAGCAGATAACATGGCAAAATTCGCCAAACACCGCAAAATCAAAGTCTTAGCAGTTTATGGCGGGGAATCCATCAACAAACAAATCCACGCGCTATCAAGTGGAGTTCACATTGTAGTAGGCACGCCAGGTCGCTTAATTGACCTAATGAAGCGGCGTGTGTTGAATTTATCAGCGGCGAAGATTGTTGTTTTGGATGAGGCAGATCGCATGCTGGACATGGGCTTTATTGATGATATCAAGTATATCCTATCTAAGGTGCCCAAAGACAGACAAACCAGCCTTTTTAGCGCAACCATTGACCAAAATGTCATGAGCATCTGCAATCAGTACATGAAAAACCCAGAAAAAATCATGGTTAGCAAAGACGAGATAGCAGTAACCCAGATGAAACAGTACTACATAGCCGTTAACCAAAGCGGCAAATTCAACGCACTCATTAACATCCTACAAGACCAAAGCGTGGATAAAGCCATTGTTTTCTGCCGAACCCGCCATGAAGCAAGCAAACTTTCCGACCAACTCTACCGCAGACGCATCCGCTCACAAGCACTGCACGCTGGTTTTACACAAGCACAAAGAGAACGTGCAATTGGAGATTTCCGTTCAGGCAGAACAAACCTGCTTATCGCCACTGATGTTGCAGCTCGTGGCTTAGACATTGAAGGCATAACCCACATAATCAACTATGATGTTCCAATGGATCCACCGAACTATTTCCACCGCATCGGCAGAACCGCACGCAAAGGAACGGAAGGCACCGCAATCACGCTTGTCAGCTTTAGTGAAATGACATACTTTAACGACATTCGGTCACTGACAAAAACAAAAATTCAAGAAATAAAAACTGCAACCCAAGAAGCTGACGATTCGCCAATCCAAAGCTTCGTCTAA
- a CDS encoding glycosyltransferase family 2 protein: protein MSKRKQSGNSADVAVLPTFSVIVPAKNEGKVIGRLLSSLSKINYPTDKYEVIIVEDGSRDNTLDICKQFVLSNKNFQLYQRSSSTGKPSALNYGMRHASGELIAVFDADNVPACDVLIKAAKYFDVSNVAAVQGRTMSINSKENMLTQFISYEEAVWCEAYLRGKDTLGLFVHLKGSCQFIRRDVLEKLSGFDENILSEDMEFSAKLAENKYAIRYAGDVLSWQESPSKLKTLFSQRTRWFRGTMDVAVKYGKLMTKPSWRNFDAEVTLVGPFILMVSLLSYLMTCGLFFNEAPYNILWSGLSAFSMIATSILILLCGTALIYVTKPMRLKNLLWLPFVFGYWMIQSFIAFYAGMQSLLRRPANWLKTEKSGTVNDPAFPKKVEVELK, encoded by the coding sequence TTGTCCAAGCGAAAACAAAGTGGTAACTCTGCTGATGTAGCTGTTTTACCTACATTTTCAGTTATTGTTCCAGCAAAAAACGAGGGCAAAGTTATCGGAAGACTATTATCCTCTTTATCAAAAATAAACTATCCAACAGACAAATACGAAGTAATTATTGTTGAGGACGGTTCAAGAGATAATACGCTTGATATATGCAAACAATTTGTCCTCAGTAATAAAAATTTTCAACTTTATCAAAGAAGCTCTTCAACTGGTAAACCTTCTGCACTAAATTATGGTATGCGCCATGCTAGCGGTGAACTTATTGCGGTTTTTGATGCAGACAACGTTCCAGCGTGTGACGTCTTAATTAAAGCTGCTAAATATTTTGATGTTTCCAATGTTGCAGCGGTTCAAGGTCGAACAATGTCAATTAACTCAAAAGAAAACATGCTTACACAGTTTATTTCCTATGAAGAAGCCGTTTGGTGTGAAGCATACCTGCGTGGCAAAGACACTTTAGGATTATTTGTCCACCTTAAAGGCAGTTGTCAATTCATCAGACGAGATGTACTTGAAAAACTTTCAGGATTCGATGAAAATATCCTATCTGAAGACATGGAGTTTTCAGCTAAACTTGCAGAAAACAAGTATGCTATACGATATGCTGGTGATGTTCTTTCTTGGCAAGAAAGCCCCTCTAAACTAAAAACACTCTTTAGCCAACGTACCCGCTGGTTTAGAGGAACAATGGATGTTGCAGTCAAATACGGTAAATTAATGACTAAACCTAGTTGGAGAAACTTTGATGCTGAAGTAACTCTTGTTGGCCCATTCATTCTGATGGTTTCTTTACTTTCTTATTTGATGACATGTGGTTTATTCTTCAACGAGGCACCTTACAATATCCTGTGGAGCGGACTATCTGCATTTTCAATGATCGCTACCTCCATCCTTATCCTACTCTGCGGTACTGCTTTGATTTATGTTACAAAGCCTATGCGTTTAAAAAATCTACTGTGGCTACCATTTGTTTTTGGCTACTGGATGATACAATCATTCATAGCCTTCTATGCTGGCATGCAAAGCTTGCTTCGGAGACCTGCAAATTGGCTTAAAACTGAAAAAAGTGGTACAGTAAATGATCCTGCATTCCCCAAAAAAGTAGAAGTTGAACTAAAATGA
- a CDS encoding NAD-dependent epimerase/dehydratase family protein produces the protein MKILVTGGAGFIGSHLIDRLVNCGHDVRVLDNLSTGNLSNIESHIKTGKVDFIKGDINDFETVTESVKDCNSIAHLAAIVSVPFSVKNPQLTYETNIGGTLNLLAAGAQKGVSKFVFISSCAVYGDPTYLPIDEVHPTNPLSPYAESKLLAERYCIGFHERANLKSVIFRLFNVYGPRQGSNEYSGVITKFIDRLRLDQPLVIYGDGTQTRDFVHVSTVVEAIFRALNCNKADGEILNIGTGKSVTIKELAQTILDNAHSKLKISYEDTREGDIKFSYGNFSKLKQLLDLNAGISLSAGLQELQKR, from the coding sequence ATGAAGATACTAGTAACTGGTGGTGCAGGCTTTATTGGCAGTCATCTTATTGACCGATTAGTAAACTGTGGTCATGATGTTCGGGTACTTGATAATCTTTCAACAGGTAATCTTTCCAATATTGAGAGCCACATAAAAACTGGCAAAGTTGATTTCATCAAAGGAGACATTAATGATTTTGAAACCGTTACAGAATCAGTCAAAGACTGTAATTCCATCGCTCACTTAGCCGCTATCGTTAGTGTGCCTTTTTCTGTGAAAAATCCACAACTTACTTATGAAACAAATATTGGTGGAACATTAAACTTGCTTGCTGCTGGCGCACAAAAAGGCGTTAGCAAATTTGTATTCATATCTTCATGTGCAGTATACGGCGACCCAACTTATTTACCAATAGATGAAGTCCACCCAACCAATCCCCTTTCACCGTATGCTGAATCTAAATTGCTTGCCGAACGATATTGTATCGGATTTCATGAACGTGCGAATTTAAAATCGGTTATATTTCGATTATTCAATGTTTATGGTCCGCGACAAGGCTCAAACGAGTACAGCGGAGTAATAACAAAGTTCATTGACCGCCTAAGACTTGATCAACCCTTAGTAATTTATGGTGATGGGACACAAACAAGAGATTTTGTTCATGTTTCTACAGTAGTTGAAGCCATATTTCGAGCGTTGAATTGCAATAAAGCTGATGGAGAAATACTGAACATAGGAACAGGCAAATCAGTTACCATTAAAGAATTGGCTCAAACTATCTTGGACAATGCTCATTCTAAACTAAAAATTTCCTATGAAGACACCCGAGAAGGTGATATTAAATTTAGTTATGGTAACTTTTCAAAATTAAAACAATTGTTAGATTTAAACGCAGGAATTTCATTATCTGCTGGCTTACAGGAATTGCAAAAAAGATAG
- a CDS encoding glycosyltransferase family 2 protein — protein sequence MIELEETSNSFKKIGVEKASPLIVAGIPAYNEEKTIAKVVLGAQKHVHTVIVCDDGSSDLTGEIAERLGAVVIRHRRNLGYGAALQSVFKRARELNADVLVTIDSDGQHDPSEIPRVINPIKEGIADVVLGSRFIDEQGTADMPAYRQMGVKVITKLSNGASKNTISDSQSGFRAYSKFAIETLGDISEDGMSASLELIRAVNKTGLRLHEVPVSCKYGDSVGVKTSTSHPFSHGVGLIMSIVRLVVEDRPIMYLGAPGALSLTVGTLFGFWLLNIYAIEHRIVTNLALASVTFVFMGFFMISTAITLYAILRLFKKTSKAH from the coding sequence ATGATTGAACTTGAAGAAACATCAAATAGCTTTAAAAAAATAGGTGTTGAAAAGGCAAGTCCCCTCATTGTTGCAGGTATACCTGCATATAATGAAGAGAAAACAATTGCAAAAGTAGTTTTGGGCGCACAAAAACATGTGCATACAGTAATCGTATGTGATGATGGTTCTTCAGATCTAACTGGTGAAATTGCTGAACGTTTAGGTGCTGTAGTTATTCGTCACAGAAGAAATTTAGGATATGGTGCTGCACTGCAAAGTGTATTTAAACGGGCACGGGAATTGAATGCCGATGTTTTGGTCACTATTGACTCAGATGGACAACACGACCCTTCCGAGATTCCACGTGTAATTAACCCTATCAAAGAGGGCATTGCAGATGTCGTTTTAGGTAGCAGATTCATAGATGAACAAGGTACAGCCGACATGCCCGCCTATCGGCAAATGGGTGTAAAAGTTATCACAAAATTAAGCAATGGCGCCAGCAAAAATACCATAAGTGATTCTCAAAGTGGTTTTAGAGCTTATAGTAAATTTGCTATTGAAACTCTGGGTGATATATCTGAGGATGGTATGAGTGCCAGCTTAGAACTAATTCGAGCTGTAAACAAGACTGGTTTAAGGTTACATGAGGTTCCTGTGTCCTGCAAATACGGTGATAGCGTGGGTGTAAAAACTTCTACAAGTCATCCGTTTTCTCACGGTGTTGGTCTTATAATGTCTATTGTCCGTTTAGTTGTCGAAGACAGGCCTATAATGTATTTGGGGGCACCTGGTGCACTATCACTCACTGTAGGTACCTTATTCGGGTTTTGGTTGCTGAATATTTATGCGATTGAACATCGTATAGTAACAAATCTTGCATTAGCATCGGTCACTTTTGTTTTTATGGGCTTCTTTATGATTTCAACAGCTATAACACTATATGCAATTCTGCGTCTTTTCAAAAAAACCAGTAAAGCTCATTGA
- a CDS encoding glycosyltransferase family 4 protein translates to MEKPDCYSRENYLGKKTIRLACVDYRQWYSPFLLKSLSRLYPNFTSFIYRPKYYKKIPFSSEKRLPKDPSAHPKIWSTYSFPFDILKRALHDRVNIVHIQWEFNEFGVFYASILLPLLLLFLRIAKIKSVTTIHSVLPRYDFKLNLPGFTLPKFSKKIVESAFILLYRLIASLSNEVIVHGDSLKLLLCHDYKSDPRKVSVIPYGVAPVAYSSAPSRRFDDYIPVGSEVILALGAVSPRKGLDTLIKAFEKLSFSHPSWVLVIAGHVPSYYQYYQNYLTELASNLIKQKRVIFLGAFNLQDTDRLMDISKIIVFPYIYNFGASSTLTFALQHRKLVVISELNFARDLLTDGENAILVPPQDPVALASSIDRAMSDSTLRLQIQKGVDDLLRKSSWDYVSEKTLYVYNKVLSEN, encoded by the coding sequence TTGGAAAAACCTGATTGTTATAGTAGGGAAAACTATTTGGGTAAAAAAACTATCCGATTGGCGTGTGTTGATTACCGCCAATGGTACAGTCCTTTTCTTCTAAAATCATTAAGTCGCCTGTACCCAAACTTTACCTCTTTCATATATAGGCCAAAATATTACAAAAAAATACCCTTTTCCTCGGAGAAGCGTTTGCCAAAAGACCCCTCTGCTCACCCAAAAATTTGGTCAACTTACTCTTTCCCTTTTGATATTCTTAAAAGAGCATTACATGATAGAGTCAATATAGTACATATCCAATGGGAGTTCAATGAATTCGGAGTCTTTTACGCGAGCATCCTTCTACCTTTGTTATTGCTTTTTCTTCGAATAGCAAAAATAAAAAGTGTAACCACCATTCATTCTGTTCTCCCTCGCTATGACTTCAAGTTAAATTTACCCGGTTTTACATTGCCGAAATTTTCCAAAAAAATTGTTGAATCAGCATTTATCTTACTTTATAGACTGATTGCATCCTTATCTAATGAAGTAATTGTCCATGGAGATTCTTTAAAACTCTTATTATGTCACGATTATAAATCGGACCCTAGAAAAGTTTCCGTGATACCTTACGGTGTTGCTCCTGTGGCTTATTCTTCCGCTCCTTCTCGTAGGTTTGACGACTATATACCTGTCGGATCAGAGGTAATACTTGCCTTAGGTGCAGTTAGCCCGCGAAAAGGATTGGACACCTTAATTAAGGCATTTGAAAAACTTTCCTTTTCTCATCCTTCTTGGGTCCTAGTAATTGCGGGTCATGTTCCTTCATATTATCAATACTATCAAAACTATCTTACCGAGCTTGCATCAAATTTGATTAAACAAAAACGTGTTATCTTTTTAGGTGCCTTCAATCTACAAGATACTGACAGGTTGATGGATATATCAAAAATTATTGTGTTCCCTTACATTTACAATTTCGGTGCAAGCAGCACATTAACTTTTGCTTTGCAGCACAGGAAGTTAGTGGTTATCTCTGAACTGAATTTTGCTAGAGACCTTCTTACTGATGGTGAAAATGCAATCCTAGTTCCGCCTCAAGACCCTGTGGCATTAGCTAGTTCAATTGATCGTGCAATGAGTGATTCCACTTTAAGACTTCAAATACAAAAAGGCGTCGACGATTTACTTAGAAAAAGCTCTTGGGATTATGTCTCTGAAAAAACACTTTATGTGTATAATAAAGTATTGTCAGAAAACTGA